One Chloroflexota bacterium genomic region harbors:
- a CDS encoding DoxX family protein, producing MTMESDVALLVLRATIGAIFAAHGLQKLLGWWGGPGWEGWKGAIGHMGLRPILFWTSISVVAELAGIALILGLLVPIAAAGLVAQTIVIIKKAHWAKGFWNADGGIEWPLALLAGAFAVQVLGPGSWSLDAFLPVDVLYDPAVSWIILGLAVAGALVAAFLPPPAAPETLST from the coding sequence ATGACCATGGAATCCGACGTTGCCCTGTTGGTGCTCCGCGCGACGATCGGCGCCATCTTCGCCGCGCACGGGCTCCAGAAGCTGCTCGGCTGGTGGGGCGGGCCCGGCTGGGAGGGCTGGAAGGGCGCCATCGGTCACATGGGCCTCCGACCGATCCTCTTCTGGACCTCCATCTCGGTGGTGGCCGAGCTCGCCGGGATCGCGCTGATCCTGGGGCTGCTGGTGCCGATCGCAGCCGCGGGGCTCGTGGCCCAGACCATCGTAATCATCAAGAAAGCGCACTGGGCAAAGGGCTTCTGGAACGCGGATGGCGGGATCGAGTGGCCGCTGGCGCTGCTGGCCGGCGCCTTCGCGGTTCAGGTGCTCGGTCCGGGCTCCTGGTCGCTCGACGCGTTCCTGCCGGTGGACGTCCTCTACGACCCGGCGGTGAGCTGGATTATCTTGGGGTTGGCTGTGGCCGGCGCGCTGGTCGCCGCCTTCCTGCCGCCTCCGGCTGCGCCCGAGACGCTGTCGACCTGA
- the folK gene encoding 2-amino-4-hydroxy-6-hydroxymethyldihydropteridine diphosphokinase — protein MRAWVGLGGNLARSLEAFANAVVSMTAVAQVRGVSSLYRSAPRERENQPDFINAALVLETELTPRPLLAELKAIERRIGRDPFGERYGPRVIDLDLLAIDDLCIDDVPDLVVPHPRLAERRFALEPLAELDPDLRPWAACPGERRELTVAQALTAVMDQDVEVVEGPGWAGDIGPSGIRRTVEP, from the coding sequence ATGCGAGCCTGGGTCGGTCTGGGCGGGAACCTGGCGCGGTCGCTGGAGGCGTTTGCAAACGCCGTGGTTTCGATGACAGCGGTCGCCCAGGTTCGAGGGGTCTCCAGCCTGTACCGATCGGCCCCTCGTGAGCGCGAAAATCAGCCGGACTTCATCAACGCTGCGCTGGTGCTCGAGACCGAGCTGACCCCCCGGCCCCTGCTGGCCGAGCTGAAGGCTATCGAGCGCCGCATTGGGCGGGACCCGTTCGGAGAGCGATACGGGCCGCGCGTGATTGACCTTGATCTACTGGCCATCGACGACCTGTGCATCGACGACGTCCCGGATCTGGTGGTACCCCACCCGCGCCTGGCCGAGCGGAGGTTCGCGCTGGAGCCGCTGGCAGAGCTGGACCCCGACTTGCGCCCGTGGGCGGCGTGCCCGGGCGAGCGGCGCGAGCTAACGGTGGCCCAGGCACTGACCGCGGTCATGGACCAGGACGTGGAGGTGGTGGAGGGACCCGGCTGGGCGGGCGACATCGGTCCATCCGGAATCCGGCGTACAGTTGAGCCATGA
- the msrB gene encoding peptide-methionine (R)-S-oxide reductase MsrB — MTNKITKAEADWRAELTPEQYHVLREKGTERAFSGALWDEHRPGTYRCAGCGAELFAADTKFESGTGWPSFYQPAAAEAVDTETDRSLFMSRTEVMCASCGGHLGHVFNDGPRPTGLRYCINSAALKLDPSEPREEMEQV, encoded by the coding sequence ATGACCAACAAGATCACCAAGGCCGAGGCCGACTGGCGGGCCGAGCTGACCCCGGAGCAGTACCACGTCCTGCGCGAGAAGGGTACCGAGCGGGCGTTCAGCGGGGCGCTGTGGGACGAGCATCGGCCCGGCACGTACCGGTGTGCGGGATGCGGGGCGGAGCTGTTCGCGGCGGACACGAAGTTCGAGTCCGGCACCGGGTGGCCCTCGTTCTATCAGCCGGCGGCCGCGGAGGCGGTGGACACCGAGACCGACCGCTCGTTGTTCATGAGCCGGACCGAGGTCATGTGTGCGAGCTGCGGCGGCCACCTGGGCCATGTCTTCAACGACGGCCCGCGTCCCACCGGCCTGCGCTACTGCATCAACTCGGCCGCCCTGAAGCTGGATCCATCCGAGCCGCGCGAGGAGATGGAGCAGGTCTAG
- a CDS encoding DMT family transporter has product MSATRSAVDWPGLGAALVTIGLWASAFVGIRAAGADISPGALAFGRLLIGAVLLGSVALIRRGPLPRGRDLALVVGTGVIWFAGYNLSLNAAEQVVDAGTAAMLVFIGPLLIILLAGVFLGEGFPRRVVLGAAVAFTGILIIGLTVAGAGGGAAPIWGIVLCLVAALTAAIGVTFEKPVLRRISALNVTALACVVGAVVTAPFAPQLLSEVAVAEPTSVGWLVYLGVFPTSVAFTTWAFALGRSAAGRLATTMYLIPPTAIVLAWLILGEVPPLVAILGGALSIAGVVIAQSRGASAPAPAIAPEVG; this is encoded by the coding sequence ATGAGCGCCACGCGGAGCGCCGTCGACTGGCCGGGCCTGGGCGCGGCGCTGGTCACGATCGGGCTGTGGGCCTCAGCCTTCGTGGGGATCCGGGCCGCCGGTGCGGACATCTCACCCGGTGCCCTGGCCTTTGGTCGACTCCTGATCGGGGCCGTGCTGCTGGGGAGCGTGGCGTTGATCCGGCGCGGTCCGTTGCCGCGCGGTCGGGACCTGGCCCTGGTGGTGGGCACCGGGGTGATCTGGTTCGCCGGCTACAACCTGTCGTTGAACGCGGCCGAGCAGGTGGTGGACGCGGGGACGGCGGCAATGCTGGTGTTCATCGGTCCGCTCCTCATCATCCTCCTGGCCGGCGTGTTCCTGGGGGAGGGGTTCCCGCGGCGGGTGGTGCTGGGTGCGGCGGTGGCCTTCACCGGGATCTTGATCATCGGGCTCACCGTGGCCGGTGCCGGGGGTGGTGCAGCCCCGATCTGGGGGATTGTCCTGTGCCTGGTCGCGGCGCTGACGGCGGCGATTGGGGTGACCTTCGAGAAGCCCGTGCTGAGGCGGATCTCTGCGTTGAACGTGACCGCGTTGGCCTGCGTGGTCGGCGCGGTGGTAACCGCGCCGTTCGCTCCGCAGCTGCTGTCGGAGGTGGCGGTGGCGGAGCCCACTTCGGTGGGGTGGCTGGTCTACCTGGGGGTCTTCCCCACCTCGGTGGCGTTCACGACCTGGGCGTTTGCATTGGGTCGGTCGGCGGCGGGTCGCTTGGCAACCACGATGTACTTGATCCCTCCAACCGCGATCGTCCTGGCGTGGCTCATCCTGGGTGAGGTGCCGCCGCTGGTAGCCATCCTGGGCGGGGCGCTGTCCATCGCAGGTGTGGTCATCGCCCAGAGTCGGGGCGCGTCGGCGCCCGCTCCAGCGATCGCCCCGGAAGTCGGGTGA
- a CDS encoding adenylate/guanylate cyclase domain-containing protein: MTAQESLPSGTVTFLFTDIEGSTRLVQQLGERYPELLEAHRDVIRSAIAAEGGREFGAEGDALFIAFSSPTRAAAAAAAAQWALAAYAWPEGAAIRVRMGLHSGEATLAGGNYVGLDVHRVARITAAGHGGQILLSRATAALVEANLPARVVLRNLGEHRLKDLALPESLYQLIVLELQSDFPALKTLDATPNNLPIQLTSFVGRERDVAETRDLLLDGARLLTLTGPGGTGKTRLSLQLAAEVSDHFQGGVYFVPLAPVTDPSLVASAIAQSLALQESGGRPIQERLAEYVHDKELLLVLDNFEQVLTAAPLVVELLRAGPRLKIVVSSRAPLHVSGEHEYPVQPLGLPDPQHLPSLDALSQFEAVRLFIERAIAVKPDFAVTNENAPAVAEICARLDGLPLAIELAAARIKLLPAQAILARLGDRLALLSGGSRDLPARQQTLRGAIAWSHDLLDDGGRRLFARLAVFVGGARLGEADTVCGPASELGIDVLDGLAALVDQSLVRQEEMHREPRFTMLETIREFARERIEESAEFGEICRRHAAVYLALVEQAEPELTGPDQRDWLDRIEREHDNLRAAIDWTVDAAETETALRLVAAPWRFWQMRGHLHEARERIAKVLGLPDASDHPNARAKALEAAGGVAYWLGDIVPAHDFYEEALALTRQLGDDAAIANAAYNLAFVAETWEDTAGVALASPRGQALLEESLALHRELSDRRGVAKVLWALGAASSRTGDLNAGEERYRESLAVFRDLDDRFMTGWALYELGALALKKMELASAYSLTTEALTIFDAVRDVTGIVLCLGELAAIADAEGNFERGMRLAGAEAALQASGGVDLAAVRNRLLGREDPAARAEGDPQLAAAWAEGQAMTTERAVAYALAGSEKEAQQSAPESPAD; the protein is encoded by the coding sequence ATGACAGCACAAGAATCACTCCCTTCCGGGACGGTCACCTTCCTGTTCACCGACATCGAGGGCTCCACCCGACTCGTCCAGCAGTTGGGTGAGCGCTACCCGGAGCTGCTCGAGGCACACCGTGACGTCATTCGGTCGGCCATCGCCGCCGAGGGCGGTCGGGAGTTCGGCGCCGAGGGCGACGCCCTCTTCATCGCCTTTTCTAGCCCGACGCGCGCTGCCGCCGCTGCGGCGGCCGCCCAATGGGCCCTTGCGGCCTACGCCTGGCCGGAGGGCGCCGCGATCCGCGTCCGCATGGGTCTACACAGCGGCGAGGCGACGCTCGCCGGAGGCAACTACGTGGGCCTCGACGTCCATCGCGTTGCGCGCATCACGGCGGCCGGCCATGGCGGCCAGATCCTCCTATCCCGTGCCACCGCCGCGCTCGTCGAAGCGAACCTTCCTGCCCGCGTCGTGCTGCGAAACCTCGGCGAGCATCGCCTCAAGGACCTGGCGCTGCCGGAGAGTCTGTACCAGCTCATCGTCCTCGAGCTGCAAAGCGACTTCCCGGCGCTGAAAACCCTCGACGCGACGCCGAACAACCTGCCGATCCAGCTGACAAGCTTCGTCGGTCGGGAGCGCGACGTCGCCGAGACCCGGGATCTCCTGCTCGACGGCGCGCGTCTCCTCACCCTTACCGGGCCGGGGGGCACAGGCAAGACGAGGCTCAGCCTGCAACTGGCAGCGGAGGTCAGCGACCACTTCCAGGGCGGGGTCTACTTCGTTCCGCTTGCTCCAGTCACCGATCCGAGCCTGGTCGCCTCGGCGATCGCGCAGTCGCTTGCGCTCCAGGAGTCTGGCGGCCGGCCGATCCAGGAGCGGCTCGCCGAGTACGTGCATGACAAGGAGCTGCTCCTGGTCCTGGACAACTTCGAGCAGGTCCTCACCGCCGCGCCGCTGGTCGTCGAGCTTCTCAGGGCGGGACCTCGCCTGAAGATCGTGGTCAGCAGCCGGGCTCCCCTGCACGTCTCCGGCGAACACGAGTATCCGGTTCAGCCGTTGGGATTGCCGGATCCGCAACATCTGCCATCGCTCGACGCACTCTCGCAATTCGAGGCGGTCAGGCTCTTCATCGAGCGGGCGATCGCCGTCAAGCCCGACTTCGCAGTCACCAACGAGAACGCCCCCGCGGTTGCCGAGATCTGCGCCCGCCTCGACGGGTTGCCCCTCGCGATCGAGCTGGCGGCGGCCCGCATCAAGCTGCTTCCCGCGCAAGCCATCCTTGCCCGCCTCGGCGATCGCCTCGCCCTGCTCAGCGGAGGTAGCCGTGACCTCCCGGCCCGCCAGCAGACGCTGCGCGGCGCCATCGCCTGGAGTCACGATCTCCTCGATGACGGCGGGCGACGGCTCTTCGCGCGCCTGGCCGTCTTCGTGGGCGGCGCGCGCCTGGGCGAGGCCGACACGGTCTGCGGCCCCGCCTCTGAGCTGGGTATCGATGTGCTGGACGGCCTGGCCGCACTCGTCGACCAGAGCCTGGTGCGCCAAGAAGAGATGCACCGCGAGCCTCGCTTCACGATGCTCGAAACCATCCGCGAGTTCGCCCGCGAGCGAATCGAAGAGAGCGCGGAGTTCGGCGAGATCTGTCGACGCCACGCGGCCGTCTATCTCGCGCTCGTCGAGCAGGCGGAGCCTGAGCTGACCGGCCCTGATCAGCGCGACTGGCTCGATCGCATCGAGCGTGAACACGACAACCTGCGCGCCGCTATTGACTGGACGGTCGACGCTGCTGAAACCGAGACCGCCCTCCGACTCGTCGCCGCCCCGTGGCGATTTTGGCAGATGCGAGGCCATCTCCACGAGGCACGAGAGCGGATCGCGAAGGTGCTCGGGCTTCCGGATGCGTCCGATCATCCGAACGCGCGAGCGAAGGCGCTCGAGGCGGCGGGCGGGGTCGCCTACTGGCTGGGCGACATCGTCCCCGCGCATGACTTCTACGAGGAGGCTCTGGCGCTCACGCGGCAGCTGGGGGACGATGCGGCCATCGCCAACGCGGCGTACAACCTGGCTTTTGTGGCCGAGACGTGGGAAGACACGGCCGGAGTGGCGTTGGCGAGCCCACGCGGTCAGGCACTGCTCGAAGAGAGCCTCGCACTCCACCGGGAGCTCAGCGATCGGCGAGGAGTGGCAAAAGTGCTCTGGGCGCTTGGCGCCGCGAGCTCCAGGACCGGTGACTTGAACGCTGGAGAGGAACGATACCGGGAGAGCCTGGCCGTCTTTCGGGACCTGGACGACCGCTTCATGACCGGCTGGGCACTCTACGAGCTGGGCGCCCTGGCGCTGAAGAAGATGGAGCTGGCGTCCGCGTACTCCTTGACCACTGAGGCCTTGACCATCTTTGACGCAGTGCGTGACGTGACGGGGATCGTCCTCTGCCTTGGAGAGCTCGCGGCGATTGCCGACGCCGAAGGCAATTTTGAACGCGGCATGCGACTCGCCGGTGCCGAGGCGGCCCTCCAGGCATCTGGTGGGGTCGACCTGGCCGCGGTCAGGAACAGATTGCTGGGCCGCGAGGATCCGGCGGCGCGGGCGGAGGGCGACCCGCAGCTGGCGGCCGCGTGGGCGGAAGGCCAGGCGATGACGACCGAACGGGCCGTCGCTTACGCCCTTGCGGGATCGGAAAAGGAGGCTCAACAATCGGCGCCGGAGTCGCCAGCCGACTGA
- a CDS encoding nuclear transport factor 2 family protein translates to MSEQDNRAILERTLDAMYGGDLDTAAEAMADDAVVEWPQSRERIVGRQACLTVYRNYPGGSPAYRLQRITGGPDMFTVEAVGDYGGQQVYVTSIIEFRNSMIVKQTDYFANAFEAPGWRAQWVQPMDRV, encoded by the coding sequence ATGAGCGAGCAAGACAACCGAGCCATCCTGGAGCGCACGCTCGATGCGATGTACGGCGGCGACTTGGATACTGCCGCCGAGGCGATGGCCGACGACGCGGTGGTCGAGTGGCCGCAGTCTCGCGAGCGCATCGTCGGCCGCCAGGCGTGTCTGACGGTGTACAGGAACTACCCGGGCGGATCGCCAGCCTATCGGCTGCAGCGAATCACCGGCGGTCCCGACATGTTCACCGTCGAAGCGGTGGGCGACTACGGCGGCCAGCAGGTGTACGTGACGAGCATCATCGAGTTCCGCAACAGCATGATCGTGAAGCAGACCGACTACTTCGCCAACGCCTTTGAGGCTCCCGGATGGCGCGCCCAATGGGTTCAGCCGATGGACCGCGTCTGA
- a CDS encoding amidase family protein has translation MAELCFLPATELARLIRERRASAVEVLEAHLAQIERRNPTLNAIVTLDPERGMTGARDADAALDRGEVPGPLHGVPMTLKDAFDVAGMRTTCGHPPLAERVPVTDSTVAARLAAAGAIVIGHTNVPPLLADFQTANPIFGRTANPHDPSRTAGGSSGGAAAALAAGLSPLEVGSDTGGSVRLPAHCCGVYALKPSQHRIPLSGHIPPPPGTPRADRILTVAGPMARSLDDLELALTLLSGPDMRDSDVQPLPLAPSPTPTLAELRLAWTGTLPGAPIASAITSALEVLAGELSAGGAPVEQRLPDLDFAAQHQLFRDLANLLHHVEAGEPSVPDEHLTLGWYAGALHERDRYLTAWETFFGEYDALLCPVAMTSAFPHRPTGSAIPVDGVDTSYWHFNRYTGLANLTGLPALAMPLARDGAGMPVGLQVVGPRFSEMRLLAIGRALEPFTIGFVAPTGGPEARAWREARGDDPGLTGG, from the coding sequence GTGGCTGAGCTCTGCTTCCTGCCCGCCACTGAGCTGGCCCGCCTGATCCGCGAGCGGCGTGCCTCGGCGGTCGAGGTGCTCGAGGCGCACCTGGCGCAGATCGAGCGCCGCAACCCGACGCTCAACGCGATCGTCACGCTCGACCCCGAGCGCGGCATGACCGGCGCCCGCGACGCCGACGCGGCGCTCGACCGCGGAGAAGTGCCGGGGCCGCTCCACGGGGTGCCGATGACGCTGAAGGACGCCTTCGACGTGGCAGGCATGCGCACCACCTGCGGCCACCCTCCCTTGGCCGAGCGCGTGCCAGTCACGGACTCGACCGTCGCGGCCCGCCTGGCGGCGGCCGGCGCGATCGTGATCGGCCACACCAACGTCCCCCCGCTACTCGCCGACTTCCAGACCGCCAACCCGATCTTCGGCCGCACCGCCAACCCGCACGATCCGTCGCGCACCGCCGGGGGCTCGAGCGGTGGCGCCGCCGCGGCGCTCGCCGCCGGGCTGTCTCCTCTGGAGGTCGGCAGCGATACCGGCGGCTCGGTGCGCCTGCCGGCCCACTGCTGCGGCGTCTACGCCCTCAAACCGAGCCAGCACCGCATCCCCCTGAGTGGCCATATTCCGCCGCCTCCGGGAACACCGCGCGCGGATCGCATCTTGACCGTCGCGGGACCGATGGCTCGCAGCCTGGACGATCTCGAGCTGGCGCTGACCCTCCTGAGCGGACCCGACATGCGCGATAGCGACGTACAGCCGTTGCCGCTCGCGCCTTCTCCCACACCGACGCTGGCCGAGCTGCGCCTCGCGTGGACGGGGACGCTCCCGGGAGCGCCGATCGCGTCGGCGATCACCTCCGCGTTGGAAGTGCTCGCCGGCGAGCTCTCGGCGGGAGGTGCTCCGGTAGAGCAGCGGCTGCCCGATCTCGACTTCGCCGCACAGCACCAGCTTTTCCGGGACCTCGCCAACCTGCTGCACCACGTCGAGGCCGGAGAGCCGTCGGTGCCGGACGAGCACCTGACCCTGGGTTGGTATGCGGGAGCCCTCCACGAGCGCGATCGGTACCTCACCGCCTGGGAAACCTTCTTCGGTGAGTACGACGCCCTACTCTGCCCGGTGGCCATGACGAGCGCATTCCCCCATCGGCCGACCGGCAGCGCGATTCCGGTCGACGGCGTCGATACTTCCTACTGGCACTTCAACCGCTACACGGGTCTTGCCAATCTGACCGGGCTGCCGGCGTTGGCCATGCCGCTGGCACGCGATGGAGCCGGAATGCCGGTCGGGCTGCAGGTCGTGGGGCCGCGCTTCTCGGAGATGCGACTGCTGGCAATCGGCCGCGCGCTCGAGCCGTTCACGATCGGCTTCGTAGCCCCGACCGGCGGCCCTGAAGCTCGAGCCTGGCGAGAAGCGCGAGGAGATGACCCAGGTCTAACGGGCGGGTAA
- a CDS encoding FAD-binding oxidoreductase: MTEIGTELRETGKLEPAAYSQLETAFSGELIGPDDPTYHEHRKIWNGAIDRFPALIARCRDVDDVIAAVAFGRETGLPVAVRGGGHSFPGLSVIDGGLVIDLGLMNAIRVDPEARIARAGAGVRLGDLDRATQPFGLAVPAGIVTTTGLAGLTLGGGIGWLMRKYGLTIDQLLSVDLVTAGGEFVKASEAENADLFWGVRGGGGNFGIVTEFEFRLNPLGPMVLAGPIFWPMEDSARVLRFYRDWITGAPDDLTTIVVHRKAPPLSFVPSHLHGKRVVSVTVCYAGPIEEGEKVVRPLREFGSPVLDLCAPKPFLELQSMFDASFPPGYWYYFRACDVAELTDEVIDITAEHALRLKSPMTAFPIFQLGGAVGRVGDGETVFNGRRAGYTFNINATTVTSEGFDEEREWSRDFWAALAPYHTSVYVNFLMDEGEERIRQAYGPHKYDRLKALKRKYDPENFFRLNQNIRPD, from the coding sequence GTGACAGAGATCGGCACCGAGCTGCGTGAAACTGGGAAGCTGGAGCCGGCTGCGTACTCGCAGCTCGAGACCGCATTCAGCGGCGAGCTGATCGGTCCAGACGATCCCACCTACCACGAGCACCGGAAGATCTGGAACGGTGCGATCGACCGGTTTCCCGCGCTGATCGCCAGGTGCCGCGACGTGGACGACGTCATCGCGGCCGTGGCGTTCGGGCGCGAGACTGGCCTGCCGGTCGCCGTGCGAGGCGGTGGCCACAGCTTTCCCGGACTGTCCGTCATCGACGGCGGGCTGGTCATCGATCTGGGGCTGATGAACGCCATCCGCGTCGACCCGGAAGCCCGCATCGCCCGCGCCGGAGCGGGCGTTCGCCTCGGCGACCTTGACCGCGCCACGCAGCCATTCGGCCTGGCCGTCCCGGCTGGCATCGTCACCACCACCGGGCTGGCCGGCCTCACCCTGGGCGGCGGCATCGGTTGGCTCATGCGCAAGTACGGGCTGACGATCGACCAGCTCCTATCGGTCGATCTCGTCACCGCCGGCGGCGAGTTCGTCAAGGCGAGCGAGGCGGAGAACGCGGACCTGTTCTGGGGGGTGCGCGGTGGCGGCGGCAACTTCGGGATTGTCACCGAGTTCGAGTTCCGCCTGAATCCGCTTGGACCGATGGTGCTGGCCGGTCCCATCTTCTGGCCGATGGAGGACTCGGCGCGGGTCCTCCGCTTCTATCGCGACTGGATCACCGGTGCTCCCGACGACCTCACCACGATCGTCGTGCACCGCAAGGCGCCGCCGCTGTCGTTCGTCCCCTCGCATCTGCATGGCAAGCGGGTCGTCAGCGTGACCGTCTGCTACGCCGGACCCATCGAAGAGGGCGAGAAGGTCGTTCGGCCGCTCCGCGAGTTCGGCTCGCCGGTGCTGGACCTCTGTGCGCCGAAGCCCTTCCTCGAGCTCCAGTCGATGTTCGACGCCTCGTTCCCGCCCGGCTACTGGTATTACTTCCGGGCCTGCGACGTCGCCGAGCTGACCGATGAGGTGATCGACATCACGGCTGAGCACGCGCTGCGCTTGAAGTCCCCCATGACGGCGTTTCCCATCTTCCAGCTGGGGGGTGCGGTGGGGCGGGTGGGCGATGGGGAGACGGTCTTCAACGGCCGTCGCGCCGGCTACACCTTCAACATCAACGCCACGACCGTCACGAGCGAGGGATTCGACGAGGAACGGGAGTGGTCGCGCGACTTCTGGGCGGCCCTCGCCCCGTACCACACCAGCGTCTACGTGAACTTCCTCATGGACGAGGGCGAGGAGCGCATCCGCCAGGCATACGGGCCACACAAGTACGACCGCCTCAAGGC